From Anaeromusa acidaminophila DSM 3853, a single genomic window includes:
- the mraY gene encoding phospho-N-acetylmuramoyl-pentapeptide-transferase, translating to MMEWILPGLAGLAIVLAAGPILIPILHKLKFGQSIREEGPQRHLAKAGTPTMGGLLMLLSMTVVTLLFGGWRPEVLVAYLVFVGHGLIGFSDDYIKVVLKRNLGLTAKQKLLGQALLAAILAYVAQAYLQRGTEVWLPGTSQMLDLGWGYYAFLFFILVGASNAVNLTDGLDGLAAGTMTIASVCYAVIAAYFGHEGLGAFAVALAGSCLGFLRFNAHPAKIFMGDTGSLALGGALAALAVLTKTELLLGIVGLVFVAEALSVILQVFSFKTTGKRIFRMSPLHHHFELGGWSERKVVLVFWLSGVGAALAALGVLWMSGLR from the coding sequence ATGATGGAATGGATTTTGCCGGGCCTTGCCGGCTTGGCGATTGTCTTGGCGGCAGGGCCAATATTGATACCAATTTTGCATAAACTGAAATTTGGACAGAGTATTCGTGAAGAAGGACCCCAGCGTCATCTAGCTAAAGCGGGAACGCCTACGATGGGCGGTTTGCTGATGCTTTTGTCTATGACGGTAGTTACTTTGCTTTTTGGCGGGTGGCGTCCGGAAGTACTGGTAGCGTATTTGGTTTTTGTAGGGCATGGTTTGATTGGTTTTAGTGATGATTATATTAAGGTAGTCTTGAAGCGAAACCTAGGCCTGACTGCTAAACAAAAACTTTTGGGACAGGCGTTGCTTGCTGCTATACTGGCGTATGTGGCGCAGGCCTATTTGCAGCGAGGTACGGAAGTATGGCTTCCGGGAACTTCACAGATGCTGGACTTGGGCTGGGGCTATTATGCCTTTTTATTCTTTATTCTTGTTGGCGCCAGCAATGCTGTGAATTTGACGGATGGCTTAGATGGCTTAGCAGCAGGAACTATGACGATTGCCAGTGTTTGTTATGCTGTTATTGCCGCTTACTTTGGACATGAAGGGCTTGGCGCATTTGCTGTGGCGTTAGCAGGTTCCTGTTTGGGGTTTTTACGGTTTAACGCGCATCCTGCGAAGATCTTCATGGGCGATACAGGATCGTTGGCCTTGGGCGGTGCACTAGCGGCTTTGGCTGTATTAACGAAGACCGAATTGTTGTTAGGGATTGTAGGTCTTGTATTTGTAGCAGAGGCCTTGTCGGTTATTTTGCAGGTGTTTTCTTTTAAAACGACAGGCAAGCGTATTTTTCGAATGAGCCCCCTGCATCATCACTTCGAATTGGGAGGATGGTCGGAACGAAAAGTGGT
- a CDS encoding UDP-N-acetylmuramoyl-tripeptide--D-alanyl-D-alanine ligase yields MSAQFTLAEIVEATGGTVIQGGREQQSCAGVSTDTRALQQGELFVALVGDSFDGHHFLANAVDAGAAALVVQREEAVLENALIPVVLVADTRKALQDLARFHRLRFTIPVIAVTGSNGKTSTKDMVAAALGARFNVLKTKGNFNNEIGLPLTLLSLEACHEAAVVEMGMRGLGQIAELADIARPTQGIVTNVGETHLELLGSVANIAKAKAELVQALPSEGIAVLNQDDALVRSMAAQASCRVVSYGLSEKADVWAAEVHYSAQGIRYICCYKEERQVMEIPAVGVHNVYNSLAAIAIAREVAGLSLADIAAALRRYEPSGMRFEFEQTPRYLLVNDAYNASPLSMRAAIDTVVAIAQGRVVAVLGDMLELGDAAIEAHRAIGAHLVNSGIRHVVTVGPLAGYIAEAARLAGAEIALACNDHGEAQYALRSILRKGDTVLVKGSRGMHMEAILERLR; encoded by the coding sequence ATGAGCGCTCAATTTACGTTAGCAGAAATAGTGGAAGCTACGGGAGGCACGGTGATACAGGGGGGGCGTGAGCAACAGTCTTGCGCTGGGGTTTCAACCGATACGCGCGCATTGCAGCAAGGTGAACTTTTTGTGGCGTTGGTTGGGGATTCCTTTGACGGTCACCACTTTTTAGCTAATGCAGTAGACGCCGGTGCGGCGGCTCTTGTGGTGCAGCGCGAAGAGGCGGTGCTGGAAAACGCATTGATTCCAGTGGTTTTGGTTGCCGATACGCGTAAAGCATTGCAGGATTTAGCGCGTTTTCATCGGCTTCGCTTTACCATTCCTGTTATTGCCGTAACTGGTTCTAATGGTAAGACTAGTACGAAGGATATGGTGGCGGCAGCGTTAGGAGCGCGGTTTAATGTATTGAAAACAAAGGGTAATTTTAATAACGAAATTGGATTGCCTTTAACATTGCTATCGTTGGAAGCTTGCCATGAAGCGGCTGTAGTCGAAATGGGCATGAGAGGTTTGGGACAGATCGCAGAACTAGCGGATATTGCCAGGCCGACGCAAGGAATTGTGACAAATGTAGGAGAAACGCATTTGGAACTTCTCGGATCGGTGGCTAATATTGCTAAAGCGAAGGCGGAATTGGTGCAGGCGCTTCCTAGTGAAGGCATAGCCGTATTGAATCAGGATGATGCCTTGGTGAGGTCTATGGCGGCGCAAGCGTCTTGTCGCGTAGTTTCGTATGGCTTGAGCGAAAAGGCTGACGTATGGGCGGCGGAGGTTCATTATTCCGCGCAAGGGATTCGGTATATTTGCTGCTATAAAGAAGAACGGCAAGTAATGGAGATTCCTGCAGTAGGCGTTCATAATGTCTATAACAGCTTGGCGGCCATAGCCATAGCAAGGGAAGTAGCTGGCTTATCGTTAGCGGATATTGCTGCTGCGCTGCGGCGCTATGAGCCGAGCGGCATGCGGTTTGAATTTGAACAGACGCCGCGGTATTTATTGGTTAACGATGCTTATAATGCAAGTCCTTTATCGATGCGAGCGGCGATTGACACTGTGGTTGCTATTGCGCAGGGACGGGTTGTAGCTGTTTTAGGAGATATGCTGGAATTGGGAGATGCGGCGATTGAAGCGCATCGAGCTATTGGCGCTCATTTGGTTAACTCCGGCATACGTCATGTTGTGACAGTAGGTCCTTTGGCAGGTTATATTGCTGAAGCAGCCAGACTGGCAGGAGCGGAAATTGCTTTGGCCTGTAATGATCATGGCGAAGCGCAATATGCCTTGCGAAGCATCTTGCGTAAGGGGGATACGGTGCTTGTAAAAGGTTCGCGCGGCATGCATATGGAGGCAATTTTAGAGCGCTTGCGTTGA
- a CDS encoding UDP-N-acetylmuramoyl-L-alanyl-D-glutamate--2,6-diaminopimelate ligase: MRKMLSELIALLPEAQCQGNGGAVITSITQDSRQVKKGSLFVCLPGSKVDGHDFAEKAVAAGAVALLADRPLTVAGAAVVVVPDVREAMGRIVPFFYDRPTEKLRLLGVTGTNGKTTTTYLLKAILEAAGYRVGLIGTIQSLIGDEKVPAKNTTPDVIELQELLWRMAEAGMDYVVMEVSSHALALNRVAGCEFDTAMFTNMTQDHLDFHKTFDEYAAAKARLFSLVSQGISKTGKHAVINADDAAADVMRQAANCDILTYGIENKEADLLAKEVQVTPEGARFMLRRKGEEQPVKLLLTGRFNVYNALGAIGAALSEGVAWTVIQEALTSFAGVPGRFERVDGGKEFAVIVDYAHTPDGLENILRTAREMKPARVLTVFGCGGDRDRTKRPLMGALAAKYSDVVIATSDNPRSEEPEAILSEIEVGILRELRSEVQYEKIVDRREGIGRALELAQSGDIILVAGKGHENYQILKDKTIHFDDKEIIQEWLRQKEA; the protein is encoded by the coding sequence ATGCGAAAGATGCTGTCAGAACTTATAGCGTTATTGCCGGAAGCCCAATGTCAAGGAAATGGCGGGGCTGTAATTACGAGCATTACCCAGGACTCCAGGCAGGTAAAAAAGGGAAGCCTGTTTGTTTGTTTGCCTGGTAGTAAAGTAGACGGGCATGATTTTGCTGAAAAAGCAGTGGCGGCGGGAGCGGTGGCTTTGTTAGCGGATCGGCCTCTAACAGTTGCTGGGGCGGCTGTGGTTGTAGTTCCAGATGTACGTGAAGCTATGGGACGCATTGTTCCTTTTTTTTATGACAGACCGACAGAAAAACTGCGCTTGCTAGGGGTCACCGGCACAAACGGCAAAACTACTACGACCTATTTATTAAAAGCTATTTTGGAGGCGGCAGGCTATCGAGTAGGACTGATTGGGACCATTCAGTCGCTCATAGGCGATGAAAAGGTTCCTGCTAAGAATACGACGCCTGATGTAATTGAACTTCAGGAATTGTTGTGGCGCATGGCGGAAGCCGGGATGGATTATGTCGTAATGGAAGTATCTTCGCATGCTTTGGCCTTGAACCGTGTTGCCGGCTGTGAATTTGATACGGCGATGTTTACGAATATGACGCAGGATCATTTGGATTTTCATAAAACTTTTGATGAATACGCAGCAGCCAAAGCGCGTTTGTTCTCTCTTGTTTCACAAGGAATAAGCAAAACAGGGAAACATGCGGTGATTAATGCGGATGATGCAGCAGCGGATGTTATGAGGCAAGCGGCAAACTGTGACATACTTACGTATGGAATCGAGAATAAAGAAGCGGATTTGTTGGCTAAAGAGGTTCAAGTGACGCCAGAAGGCGCGCGTTTTATGTTGCGGCGAAAAGGCGAGGAACAGCCAGTCAAATTGCTTCTTACAGGACGCTTTAATGTTTACAATGCATTAGGCGCCATTGGGGCGGCCTTAAGTGAAGGCGTGGCTTGGACGGTAATACAAGAAGCATTGACATCCTTTGCTGGCGTGCCAGGGCGTTTTGAACGAGTAGATGGCGGTAAGGAATTTGCTGTTATTGTTGATTATGCTCATACCCCGGACGGTTTGGAAAACATTCTACGTACAGCCAGAGAGATGAAGCCTGCCCGAGTGTTGACCGTATTTGGCTGCGGCGGTGACCGCGATCGCACGAAGCGTCCTTTGATGGGAGCGTTGGCTGCCAAGTATAGCGATGTGGTTATCGCTACTTCTGATAATCCTCGTTCTGAAGAGCCGGAAGCTATTTTGAGTGAAATTGAAGTGGGGATTTTAAGGGAATTGCGCTCGGAGGTGCAATACGAAAAAATAGTGGATCGCCGCGAAGGCATTGGGCGCGCTTTGGAGTTGGCTCAGTCGGGAGATATCATTCTAGTGGCTGGTAAGGGACATGAAAATTATCAAATTTTAAAAGATAAGACCATTCATTTTGATGATAAGGAAATAATTCAGGAATGGCTGCGGCAAAAGGAGGCATAA
- a CDS encoding cell division protein FtsL — translation MLAQQRQEWKYPVEEQQHTPAKISRKQPQCDVRLRARVGLLVCGIALLAIVGAVCSEFVVTTGYSVVKTKSQIMALEKENEQLQLEIAQLKAPQRIQAVATRELGMVTPQNLYCISPQTAPNYASVETQDNLWDRVKANLKGATAQAGTNR, via the coding sequence ATGTTGGCTCAACAAAGACAGGAGTGGAAATATCCTGTAGAAGAACAGCAACATACACCTGCAAAAATCTCTCGTAAGCAGCCGCAATGCGATGTTCGCTTGAGGGCGAGAGTGGGCTTGCTTGTTTGCGGTATAGCATTGTTGGCTATTGTTGGTGCAGTTTGCAGTGAGTTCGTTGTAACGACTGGCTATTCGGTTGTAAAGACGAAATCTCAAATTATGGCATTGGAAAAAGAGAATGAGCAATTGCAGTTGGAAATTGCTCAACTTAAAGCGCCGCAGCGTATTCAGGCTGTTGCCACGCGTGAGTTGGGGATGGTGACTCCGCAAAACTTGTATTGTATTTCTCCGCAGACGGCTCCTAATTATGCCTCGGTGGAAACACAGGATAATCTTTGGGATCGTGTAAAAGCCAACTTAAAAGGTGCTACAGCGCAAGCAGGCACTAATCGTTAA
- the rsmH gene encoding 16S rRNA (cytosine(1402)-N(4))-methyltransferase RsmH has protein sequence MTRRFVLQEFHHVSVLMEKTVQAVLKDPAGIYVDCTLGGAGHAKWLADQLSAQGRLIGIDQDPAALAAGKERLHGVACQVDLVHSNFSRLDDVLQELGVEKVNGIVFDLGVSSHQLDVAERGFSYQQDAPLDMRMNPQQALSAYDVVNIYEEEKLAHIIKEFGEERWAKRIASFVASARQTAPIETTGQLVDIIKRAIPAAARRDGPHPAKRTFQAIRIEVNHELEILQGAFRTAIEHLLPGGRLAIITFHSLEDRAAKQALAAAAKGCICPPKFPVCMCGQQPQVRLVGKAITPSSQELENNPRARSAKLRIAEKLGR, from the coding sequence ATGACGAGGAGGTTTGTTTTGCAAGAGTTTCACCATGTCAGCGTACTGATGGAAAAAACCGTGCAGGCGGTATTAAAGGATCCTGCGGGGATTTATGTGGATTGTACTTTGGGCGGAGCTGGCCATGCAAAATGGTTAGCGGACCAATTGAGCGCACAAGGTCGTTTAATAGGTATTGATCAGGATCCTGCGGCGTTGGCGGCTGGCAAAGAAAGATTGCACGGCGTGGCGTGCCAAGTGGATTTAGTTCATAGTAATTTTTCTCGTCTTGACGATGTTTTGCAGGAATTGGGTGTGGAAAAGGTCAACGGCATCGTTTTTGACCTTGGTGTTTCCTCTCATCAATTGGATGTTGCAGAACGTGGGTTTTCGTATCAGCAGGATGCTCCTCTTGACATGCGGATGAATCCGCAGCAGGCGCTTAGTGCTTACGATGTGGTCAATATATACGAAGAAGAGAAATTGGCGCACATCATTAAAGAATTCGGGGAAGAGCGTTGGGCTAAGCGCATTGCATCCTTTGTTGCAAGTGCTCGGCAGACAGCTCCTATCGAGACGACTGGCCAATTAGTGGATATTATCAAACGAGCGATTCCAGCTGCCGCTCGGCGAGATGGGCCGCACCCGGCCAAACGCACCTTCCAGGCGATTCGGATTGAAGTGAACCACGAATTGGAAATTTTGCAAGGTGCGTTTCGTACAGCCATTGAACACTTACTCCCAGGCGGGAGATTGGCTATTATTACTTTTCATTCATTAGAAGACCGTGCAGCGAAACAAGCGTTGGCTGCAGCTGCGAAGGGATGTATTTGTCCGCCTAAGTTCCCTGTCTGCATGTGCGGGCAGCAGCCGCAAGTGCGGTTGGTAGGAAAGGCGATTACGCCTTCCAGCCAAGAGTTAGAGAACAATCCCCGGGCGAGAAGCGCCAAATTACGTATCGCTGAAAAACTTGGCAGGTAA
- the mraZ gene encoding division/cell wall cluster transcriptional repressor MraZ, whose translation MLLGEYQHTLDAKGRLILPAKFREELGESVIFTKGLDACLFGYSVSEWSILEEKLKKLPLAKPEARAFARFFFAGAAEIGYDKQGRILLPPVLREHARLEKDVVVIGVSNRIEIWSQSAWSAYNEALAPSVSDLTQELVDLGI comes from the coding sequence GTGCTTTTGGGAGAGTATCAACATACTTTAGACGCCAAAGGTCGCCTGATTTTGCCTGCTAAATTTCGCGAAGAGCTAGGAGAAAGTGTTATCTTTACCAAAGGGCTTGATGCTTGCTTGTTTGGTTACTCCGTATCGGAATGGAGTATTTTAGAGGAAAAATTGAAAAAATTGCCGCTTGCTAAGCCAGAAGCCCGAGCTTTTGCACGATTTTTCTTTGCAGGAGCAGCAGAAATAGGGTATGATAAACAAGGAAGAATATTACTTCCGCCCGTGCTGCGTGAACATGCACGGTTAGAAAAAGATGTTGTCGTCATCGGAGTATCAAATCGTATCGAAATTTGGAGTCAAAGCGCTTGGTCTGCTTATAATGAAGCGCTGGCTCCGAGCGTGTCGGATTTGACCCAGGAGTTAGTGGATCTGGGGATTTGA
- a CDS encoding DUF1858 domain-containing protein: MNTITKDMSIIEVVQQHPETVDVFRNFGMGCLGCAAARFENIEQGASAHGIDIEALISSLNQAIAQ; encoded by the coding sequence ATGAACACCATCACAAAAGACATGAGCATCATCGAAGTAGTCCAACAACATCCTGAAACTGTGGACGTATTCCGCAATTTCGGCATGGGCTGCCTAGGCTGCGCCGCCGCTCGCTTTGAAAACATTGAACAAGGCGCCAGCGCTCATGGCATTGACATTGAAGCGCTAATCTCCTCGTTAAACCAAGCGATTGCCCAATAA
- the trxA gene encoding thioredoxin has translation MATLKEVNDAMYQEEVLDAKQPVLVDFWAPWCSYCNKLTPVLEEISSELADKLKIVKINVDENRSLAQRYDIKGLPTMMLVKDGEAAEKIVGFLPKASILGKIEPLL, from the coding sequence ATGGCTACTTTGAAAGAAGTAAATGATGCAATGTACCAGGAGGAAGTGTTGGATGCGAAGCAACCGGTGTTGGTTGATTTTTGGGCGCCCTGGTGCAGCTATTGCAACAAGCTGACTCCTGTTTTAGAAGAGATATCGTCGGAACTGGCGGATAAACTGAAAATCGTAAAAATCAACGTCGATGAAAATCGCTCGCTGGCTCAACGCTATGACATTAAAGGTCTGCCAACGATGATGCTGGTTAAGGATGGAGAGGCAGCGGAAAAAATCGTCGGTTTTTTGCCGAAGGCTTCCATTTTAGGAAAGATCGAACCCCTGCTTTAA
- a CDS encoding CoA-binding protein, producing the protein MKETIAALLQCKNWALVGATSNKGKFGYKIFQVMRNNGLHVLPVNPGLQEIEGQPCYASLADLPEPVEAVNVVVPPKVALGILEECQRLNISKVWLQPGADTAEVVEKAKELGLQVVYDACIMIELRHKGGV; encoded by the coding sequence ATGAAAGAAACAATAGCAGCTTTGCTGCAATGTAAAAATTGGGCGTTAGTAGGAGCGACCTCCAACAAAGGGAAATTTGGCTATAAAATTTTTCAAGTGATGCGGAACAATGGCTTGCATGTCCTGCCTGTCAACCCGGGCTTGCAAGAAATTGAAGGCCAGCCTTGCTACGCTTCTTTGGCGGATTTGCCGGAACCGGTTGAAGCGGTAAATGTCGTAGTACCTCCGAAGGTTGCTTTGGGAATTTTAGAGGAATGCCAGCGCCTGAATATCTCCAAAGTCTGGCTGCAACCGGGAGCTGATACGGCGGAAGTGGTGGAAAAGGCCAAAGAACTAGGATTGCAGGTGGTCTATGACGCGTGTATCATGATCGAATTAAGGCACAAAGGAGGAGTATAA
- the plsY gene encoding glycerol-3-phosphate 1-O-acyltransferase PlsY, producing MEFLWIVAVSYLVGSVPNGLLLGKTFWHTDLRQLGSCNIGATNAFRVLGPWPAFWVFLTDAAKGVFGVWLASQMAAPPLWLVAAGIAAIAGHNWSVFLGFKGGRGVATGLGVIAFLVPKVTLLVFAVWALIVWLTRYVSLASIVAAALVPVCMWFFGEEPAVLAFGVLAAAFVIVRHRPNIQRLLRGEESKIRSGKR from the coding sequence GTGGAGTTTCTTTGGATTGTCGCTGTGAGCTATCTGGTGGGGTCCGTTCCCAACGGTTTATTATTGGGGAAAACTTTTTGGCATACAGATCTGCGCCAATTAGGCAGCTGTAATATTGGTGCAACCAATGCGTTTCGGGTGCTGGGGCCGTGGCCTGCTTTCTGGGTGTTTTTGACAGACGCCGCCAAGGGGGTTTTTGGCGTCTGGCTGGCTAGCCAAATGGCGGCGCCTCCTCTTTGGTTGGTAGCGGCTGGCATTGCAGCTATTGCGGGACATAATTGGTCCGTTTTTCTAGGATTTAAAGGCGGCCGCGGTGTGGCGACCGGTTTAGGGGTTATTGCTTTTTTGGTACCTAAGGTGACGTTGCTTGTTTTTGCGGTTTGGGCGCTGATTGTTTGGCTGACCCGCTATGTATCGCTGGCTTCTATTGTGGCGGCGGCATTGGTTCCTGTATGCATGTGGTTTTTCGGAGAAGAACCGGCTGTTTTAGCATTTGGAGTGTTGGCGGCCGCCTTTGTTATCGTGCGTCATCGACCCAATATTCAACGCTTGCTGAGAGGCGAAGAATCAAAGATTCGTTCAGGTAAGCGCTGA